One window of the Chitinophaga niabensis genome contains the following:
- a CDS encoding DUF4843 domain-containing protein has protein sequence MKRFIYIIAILLATASGCTKSEYLLFNDIARVQLSDTTSLSSTFVYDPVSVVKDTVYIEVSTIGGITNYDRPVKLVQIPEFDYTYVRDPITNQITDTIATERPFKAVPGTHYIDLADKSLESMMIVKADSVRARIPVVLLRDASLKTNSYRLRLQLVANKEFGLGEKLSREKTIVFSDRLERFYSWRIDGTAAPAFNNFGKYSTGKHQFMINVLKVNIDEAWYQAALAAQAVGNYANLLKRALTTFNSDPANIASGKAPLRETDSPTSAVVTFP, from the coding sequence ATGAAAAGATTCATATACATTATAGCAATTCTGCTGGCAACAGCTTCCGGCTGCACCAAATCAGAATACCTGCTATTCAACGATATTGCCAGGGTACAGTTGAGCGATACCACTTCACTCAGCTCAACATTTGTTTATGATCCCGTTTCCGTTGTAAAGGATACCGTTTATATAGAGGTTAGTACTATCGGCGGCATCACTAATTACGACCGGCCGGTGAAACTGGTGCAGATCCCGGAGTTTGATTACACCTATGTTCGCGATCCCATCACTAACCAGATAACAGATACCATTGCTACTGAGCGGCCGTTCAAAGCTGTTCCCGGCACGCATTATATTGACCTGGCGGACAAATCGCTGGAATCTATGATGATAGTGAAAGCGGACTCTGTAAGAGCCCGGATACCAGTAGTACTGTTACGCGATGCCAGCCTGAAAACAAACAGTTACCGTTTGCGCCTGCAACTTGTTGCCAATAAGGAATTTGGCCTGGGAGAGAAACTTTCGAGGGAAAAAACAATTGTGTTTTCGGACCGCCTGGAACGTTTTTACTCCTGGAGGATAGATGGTACCGCGGCACCGGCATTTAACAATTTCGGAAAATACAGCACAGGCAAACATCAGTTTATGATAAATGTGCTGAAAGTGAATATAGATGAAGCATGGTACCAGGCGGCTCTTGCGGCACAGGCAGTGGGCAACTACGCGAACCTGTTGAAGCGTGCATTAACTACATTCAACAGCGATCCTGCTAACATCGCCAGTGGAAAAGCGCCCTTGCGTGAAACAGATTCACCAACCAGCGCAGTAGTTACTTTCCCCTGA
- a CDS encoding RagB/SusD family nutrient uptake outer membrane protein — translation MKKIIISTIVLSALAFTGCNKWLDVKPAATTTKDELFQTQKGFRDALTGAYLHMKSGNTYGGALIWGNIEYMARNWDVTAPSNAALNNLAAANYTDAAVRGWLDATYQDEYKVIADVNSILERIDAKKSIFTDNNYALLKGEALALRAFAHFDVLRMFGPMPDNPGTTAVLPYVKAVSKEIVVSVSFQEFAQNVLADLDAAEGLLKDVDPFIQYSIAELNPLPNATAPPVVADNYYMYRQVRMNYYAVLALKARVYMWLAPSNNTNRANAAKYAKMVVDAKDRSGVPTFRLGKAADRNAGDNTMSPEHIMAISMYDLKQKAIDLFLEGGSLARSDFNIQDGYYYLNNLFPVAERIADVRWVGMWAYKVTAGNTNFVMNAKYLQRETLPVLQIPLLRLSEMYLILTECAESKAEAEGFYRTYCAEKGIPFTNGFNAAAWETDRKNKMIREYVREFFAEGQTFFTYKRYNVTTLPASWTAAFYSGTTARYIVPKPDREINYHNK, via the coding sequence ATGAAGAAAATAATTATCTCCACTATAGTACTGAGTGCCCTGGCCTTTACCGGGTGTAACAAGTGGCTGGATGTAAAACCGGCAGCAACTACTACGAAAGACGAGTTGTTCCAGACCCAGAAAGGGTTCAGGGATGCCCTCACAGGTGCTTATCTTCATATGAAAAGCGGCAACACCTATGGCGGTGCATTGATATGGGGCAATATTGAATACATGGCACGCAACTGGGATGTAACCGCCCCCAGCAACGCAGCCCTCAACAACCTGGCAGCAGCCAATTATACGGATGCAGCAGTGAGAGGCTGGCTGGATGCCACTTACCAGGATGAGTATAAGGTAATAGCGGATGTGAACAGCATCCTGGAAAGGATAGACGCCAAAAAATCAATCTTCACTGATAACAACTACGCGCTACTCAAAGGAGAAGCATTGGCTTTACGCGCTTTTGCGCACTTTGATGTGCTGCGCATGTTCGGTCCTATGCCGGATAATCCGGGCACTACGGCGGTATTACCTTATGTGAAAGCAGTATCCAAAGAGATTGTTGTATCTGTTTCTTTCCAGGAGTTTGCGCAAAATGTACTGGCAGACCTTGATGCAGCAGAAGGCTTGTTGAAAGATGTGGATCCGTTCATACAATATTCCATAGCAGAACTAAACCCTTTGCCTAATGCTACCGCTCCGCCGGTAGTAGCAGACAATTACTACATGTACCGCCAGGTACGCATGAACTATTATGCAGTACTGGCCCTGAAAGCCAGGGTATATATGTGGCTGGCGCCTTCTAACAATACCAACCGCGCAAACGCCGCTAAATATGCGAAGATGGTGGTAGACGCCAAAGACCGTTCAGGTGTACCTACTTTCCGCCTTGGAAAAGCTGCAGACCGTAATGCCGGAGATAATACCATGTCTCCCGAGCATATTATGGCCATCAGCATGTATGACCTGAAACAAAAAGCCATCGATCTGTTCCTGGAAGGTGGCAGCCTGGCCCGTTCTGACTTCAACATACAGGATGGATATTATTATCTCAACAACCTCTTCCCGGTAGCTGAGCGGATTGCCGATGTGAGATGGGTTGGTATGTGGGCCTATAAAGTAACAGCAGGTAACACCAACTTTGTGATGAATGCAAAATACCTGCAGCGGGAAACATTGCCGGTTCTGCAGATCCCTTTGCTCCGCCTCAGTGAAATGTATCTCATCCTCACAGAGTGCGCGGAGTCTAAAGCAGAAGCAGAAGGTTTTTACAGAACCTATTGCGCAGAAAAAGGTATCCCCTTCACTAACGGCTTTAATGCTGCAGCCTGGGAAACAGACAGGAAGAATAAAATGATCAGGGAATATGTGCGGGAGTTCTTTGCTGAAGGCCAGACCTTCTTCACCTATAAGAGATACAATGTAACCACATTGCCTGCCAGCTGGACAGCTGCGTTCTACAGCGGTACAACAGCAAGATACATTGTACCTAAACCTGACCGTGAAATTAATTACCACAACAAGTGA
- a CDS encoding SusC/RagA family TonB-linked outer membrane protein — protein MKMTIVLLTVALIHVQAAVVGQAVTLSGRNIPVKKILQSIKQQTGYVTFYNQEMLADAKPVSLEVNGLPLNDVLNIIAKDQPFLFEVKASTKTIVLAPKPVAVMHLGTPTPLSAAFFQPVSGAIRDSLSNDPLPGATVRVSGTQQVATTDNAGQFKVNANVGDVLIISYVGYRTVTYKIRDISKPISITLAPAISTISNVVVTGIFNKNKESYTGAVKVITAKEIQQFQGRNIFVTLGNIDPSFYIVPNNTLGSNPNRIPDIQLRGTRNLPNVDQINQLGEAAAAALNQPLVVIDGFQSTMERLLDFNTNEIESVTLLKDGGATSLYGSQGANGVIVVTTKQPVGGKLRFTYRAGMNLSLPDLGSYHLLNAAEKLELERISGYFSNPTKTPQSNIAMEQYYNQLLGLVQSGVNTDWMSKPLRTGKDQNHSIRLEGGDNAFRYSLQGQYNKINGVMKGSGRETVNGTVDISYRLNRLNFRNNLTVGSAKAEESPWGSFGDYVQLNPYWSPYDANGKIVQTFSPYLKDYWDQSQRYTMPYANPMYDATLNTFDKNAYTNITNNFQVQWMPVDHVSLSGFLGISSKQSSSDRFRPASHSAFSQYKEEDLIRKGSYDYNSGKNFNYTARLQAGYYNTFNNLHALSVDVNLEVAENKGTTYMFSAEGFPDESIDFIGEALQYKPNSSPDGSEATTRRVGLASMLTYTYDKRYTAELNYRVDGASQFGTDKRFAPFWSAGAGWNLHNEAIIIDNLPFINRLKLRGTFGVTGNQNFNAYQPLATYGYITNDRYKNWIGAVQKALGNPDLQWQKTDKYDLGIEVELFNHRVELQADYYKEHTSNLLSSLELPYSNGFTDYIENIGELEQKGFEIMARVTLIQNNARRIYWSVTGNIAYNQDKIVKLSEAMKAANDKLATQPDYLNNTPNRIIREGASQNTIYAVPSLGIDPSTGKEVFLKKDGGVTYSWDPKDRIAVGLSQPKYRGNFSTLFRYGGFNFNTSFGYRFGGQLYNETLIDKIENANRFLNVDARVYYDRWKKPGDIVTFRGINETIRINPSSRFVQNESTLTCQNVNITYDVQNRELLRRLRMQALSVGANTGELFYISSVKQERGTDYPFTRQVSFSLFATF, from the coding sequence ATGAAAATGACAATTGTACTATTAACTGTTGCGCTAATTCATGTTCAGGCCGCTGTTGTTGGACAGGCGGTAACACTATCGGGCAGGAATATACCCGTTAAAAAGATCCTCCAGTCTATTAAGCAGCAAACAGGGTATGTTACTTTTTACAACCAGGAAATGCTGGCGGATGCAAAGCCCGTTTCACTGGAAGTAAACGGCCTTCCTTTAAATGATGTGCTGAACATTATAGCAAAGGACCAGCCTTTCCTGTTCGAGGTCAAAGCAAGCACAAAAACGATCGTGCTGGCGCCAAAGCCAGTGGCGGTTATGCATTTGGGTACGCCCACTCCCCTTTCGGCAGCCTTCTTTCAGCCCGTTTCCGGAGCCATAAGAGACAGCCTGAGCAATGATCCGCTGCCCGGAGCTACTGTAAGGGTTTCAGGTACACAACAGGTAGCTACTACAGACAATGCAGGGCAGTTTAAGGTGAACGCCAACGTGGGTGATGTACTCATCATCAGTTATGTGGGTTACAGAACTGTTACCTACAAGATCAGGGACATCAGCAAACCGATCAGTATTACCCTGGCACCAGCCATTTCCACTATCAGCAATGTGGTAGTAACGGGGATCTTTAATAAAAACAAAGAAAGTTATACCGGCGCTGTGAAAGTGATCACGGCAAAAGAGATCCAGCAATTCCAGGGCCGTAATATCTTTGTTACACTGGGTAATATCGATCCCTCTTTCTACATTGTTCCCAATAATACTTTAGGCTCAAATCCCAACCGTATACCGGATATACAACTCCGCGGTACCCGGAACCTTCCCAATGTAGACCAGATCAACCAGCTCGGAGAGGCCGCTGCTGCCGCGCTTAACCAGCCGCTTGTAGTGATAGACGGGTTTCAATCCACTATGGAAAGGTTGCTGGACTTTAATACCAATGAGATAGAATCCGTTACGTTACTGAAAGATGGCGGGGCTACTTCCCTGTATGGTTCTCAGGGTGCAAATGGTGTAATTGTTGTGACCACCAAACAACCAGTGGGCGGAAAGTTAAGATTCACTTACAGAGCAGGTATGAACCTGAGCCTGCCGGACCTCGGCAGCTACCACTTGCTGAACGCCGCGGAAAAACTGGAGCTGGAACGCATCTCCGGTTATTTCAGCAATCCTACCAAAACACCTCAGTCCAATATTGCCATGGAGCAATATTATAATCAGCTGCTTGGTCTGGTGCAAAGCGGCGTAAATACGGACTGGATGTCCAAACCTTTACGCACAGGAAAAGATCAGAACCATTCTATCAGGCTGGAAGGTGGAGACAACGCATTCAGGTATTCCCTGCAGGGCCAGTATAACAAGATAAACGGTGTGATGAAAGGTTCAGGCCGTGAAACCGTGAATGGTACCGTAGATATCTCCTACCGCCTGAACAGGCTCAACTTCCGTAACAATCTTACTGTGGGCAGTGCAAAGGCAGAAGAATCTCCCTGGGGATCATTCGGCGACTACGTACAACTAAATCCTTACTGGAGCCCTTACGATGCTAACGGAAAAATTGTACAGACTTTCAGCCCTTACCTCAAGGACTACTGGGATCAAAGCCAAAGGTATACCATGCCATATGCTAACCCCATGTACGATGCCACACTGAATACTTTCGACAAAAATGCCTATACCAATATCACCAATAACTTCCAGGTTCAGTGGATGCCTGTTGATCACGTGTCGCTCAGCGGCTTTTTAGGGATCAGCAGCAAACAATCCTCCTCAGACAGATTCAGACCGGCATCGCACTCCGCGTTTTCACAGTATAAAGAAGAGGATCTGATCAGGAAAGGAAGTTATGATTATAACAGTGGAAAGAATTTCAACTATACTGCAAGGCTGCAGGCGGGCTATTACAATACTTTCAATAATCTGCACGCTTTAAGTGTGGATGTAAACCTGGAAGTGGCCGAAAACAAGGGCACCACTTACATGTTCAGTGCGGAAGGTTTCCCGGATGAAAGCATTGATTTTATTGGCGAAGCGCTGCAGTATAAGCCAAACAGTTCTCCTGACGGATCAGAAGCCACTACACGCAGAGTGGGGCTGGCGAGCATGCTTACTTATACTTACGACAAACGTTACACAGCAGAATTGAACTACCGTGTTGACGGCGCATCCCAGTTTGGAACAGATAAACGTTTTGCACCTTTCTGGTCTGCCGGCGCGGGCTGGAACCTCCATAATGAAGCCATTATCATAGACAACCTCCCCTTTATCAATCGCCTGAAGCTGCGGGGTACTTTTGGTGTAACAGGTAATCAGAATTTTAATGCCTACCAGCCACTGGCTACTTACGGTTATATTACGAACGACCGTTACAAGAACTGGATAGGTGCTGTTCAGAAAGCACTTGGTAACCCGGACCTGCAATGGCAGAAAACGGATAAATATGACCTGGGTATTGAAGTTGAATTATTTAACCACCGTGTAGAACTCCAGGCTGATTATTATAAAGAACATACTTCTAACCTGCTTTCTTCCCTGGAACTCCCTTATTCCAATGGTTTTACAGACTATATTGAAAATATTGGCGAACTGGAGCAGAAAGGTTTTGAGATAATGGCCAGGGTAACCCTGATCCAGAATAATGCACGCCGGATCTATTGGTCTGTTACAGGTAATATCGCCTACAACCAGGATAAGATCGTAAAACTATCCGAGGCTATGAAAGCCGCGAATGATAAACTTGCTACCCAGCCGGACTATTTAAATAACACGCCCAACAGGATCATCCGTGAAGGCGCTTCTCAGAATACTATTTATGCAGTGCCTTCACTGGGCATAGACCCGAGCACCGGTAAAGAAGTATTCTTAAAGAAAGATGGCGGGGTCACTTATTCCTGGGATCCTAAAGACCGGATAGCTGTTGGTTTATCTCAACCGAAATACCGTGGTAATTTCAGCACCCTGTTCCGTTATGGCGGTTTCAACTTCAACACTTCTTTCGGTTACCGTTTTGGCGGACAGTTGTATAATGAAACGCTGATAGACAAAATAGAAAATGCCAACAGGTTTTTAAACGTAGATGCACGGGTGTATTATGACCGCTGGAAAAAACCGGGAGACATTGTTACGTTCCGCGGGATCAATGAAACCATACGCATCAATCCTTCCTCCCGCTTTGTGCAGAATGAGTCAACGCTTACCTGCCAGAATGTGAACATCACTTATGATGTTCAGAACAGGGAACTGCTGAGGCGTTTGCGTATGCAGGCATTGTCTGTAGGCGCTAATACCGGGGAGCTGTTCTATATCTCCAGCGTGAAGCAGGAACGTGGTACAGACTATCCATTCACCCGGCAGGTTAGCTTTAGCTTGTTTGCCACTTTTTAA
- a CDS encoding FecR family protein: MAKEDSPIINTELLDPVAPLLQKLLIGETLSGEELALLEAWKDRSEENKALFERLGNPAAVQEMLKTWHGIEKNRELNKQRAMNRISELVSTPTPAVHQVHFLRRRPFRYAAAVLLLLSAGTYFWAINNKGTDQPPASATAVIEPGREGAILTLADGSKVVLDSLGNGVVANQSGVQVVLQNGQLAYDGSSRETAFNTITTPKGRQFRLQLPDGSKVWLNAASAIKYPTAFTGRERLVELEGEAYFEVAKNAAMPFKITARDATVEVLGTSFNVNAYRNESVIRTTLLDGAVKLSAYQQSQTLKPGQQALAKPAREQLEVVNDADLDKVMAWKNGLFNFEDASLEEVMRQLERWYDIEVTYAKGIPPIRFGGEINRQNTLQDVLQILEKSNVHFRFEESRKLVVIP; this comes from the coding sequence ATGGCTAAGGAGGATTCTCCCATCATTAACACGGAATTACTGGATCCGGTAGCACCCCTGCTGCAAAAGCTGCTCATCGGGGAAACGCTGTCCGGAGAAGAACTGGCGTTGCTGGAAGCGTGGAAAGACCGGTCAGAAGAGAATAAGGCGCTTTTTGAACGCCTGGGAAACCCTGCTGCTGTACAGGAAATGCTTAAAACATGGCATGGGATAGAAAAGAACCGGGAGTTAAATAAACAACGCGCCATGAACAGGATCAGTGAACTGGTTAGTACACCTACCCCTGCTGTTCACCAGGTCCATTTCCTGAGGCGAAGGCCTTTCCGTTATGCGGCGGCAGTATTGCTGCTGCTAAGCGCAGGTACTTATTTCTGGGCTATTAATAATAAAGGAACAGATCAGCCACCGGCCTCCGCCACCGCTGTAATAGAACCAGGCCGTGAAGGTGCAATCCTGACGCTGGCTGACGGATCCAAGGTGGTACTGGATAGTTTGGGTAATGGTGTTGTAGCCAACCAGAGCGGTGTACAGGTAGTACTGCAGAACGGCCAGCTGGCCTATGACGGTTCCTCCAGGGAAACGGCCTTTAATACCATTACTACGCCTAAAGGGCGCCAGTTCAGATTACAATTACCAGATGGCAGCAAGGTATGGCTTAACGCAGCCAGTGCTATAAAATACCCTACTGCATTCACGGGCAGGGAACGCCTGGTGGAACTGGAAGGAGAAGCTTATTTCGAAGTAGCGAAAAATGCAGCGATGCCTTTTAAGATCACAGCGAGGGATGCAACAGTGGAAGTATTGGGCACCAGTTTTAACGTAAACGCCTACCGCAATGAATCTGTTATCAGAACTACGCTGCTGGACGGCGCAGTAAAACTGAGCGCATACCAGCAGTCACAAACACTTAAACCCGGGCAGCAGGCCCTGGCAAAACCTGCCAGGGAGCAGCTGGAAGTGGTGAACGATGCTGATCTTGATAAAGTAATGGCATGGAAGAACGGGCTGTTCAATTTTGAGGATGCCAGCCTGGAAGAAGTAATGCGGCAGCTGGAACGCTGGTATGATATAGAAGTAACTTATGCAAAGGGGATACCTCCTATCCGTTTCGGAGGAGAGATAAACAGACAGAATACATTACAGGATGTTTTACAGATCCTGGAAAAGTCCAACGTGCATTTCCGTTTTGAGGAAAGCCGCAAACTGGTTGTAATACCATAA
- a CDS encoding RNA polymerase sigma factor — protein sequence MPANSSYEDNELLTRIAEGDAAIYPYLHDTYYNSLVYFSLSIIQNLQQAEDIAIDSLVKLWQIPTRFESTGKLRGYLFTLVRNASLNYLKHLQVREKTEQALLLDTPRLETLVVESDIMHLVYQEVALLPESYRQIVELLYIEDLSSAEAADQLGISMDNLRQRKGRALKELKSALLRKGLSEHIFSMLFF from the coding sequence TTGCCTGCTAATTCATCATACGAGGACAATGAACTGCTGACGCGCATAGCTGAAGGTGATGCTGCCATATACCCCTATTTGCATGACACTTATTATAATTCTCTCGTTTATTTTTCCCTCAGTATCATACAAAACCTGCAACAAGCCGAGGATATTGCCATAGATTCCCTGGTAAAGCTCTGGCAGATCCCCACCCGCTTTGAAAGCACCGGTAAACTCAGGGGTTACCTTTTCACCCTGGTAAGGAATGCCAGCCTGAATTACCTGAAGCACCTGCAGGTGCGGGAAAAAACAGAACAGGCGCTGTTACTGGATACCCCCAGGCTGGAAACCCTGGTGGTGGAGTCAGACATTATGCACCTTGTTTACCAGGAAGTGGCTCTCCTGCCTGAATCCTACCGCCAGATAGTGGAATTATTATATATAGAAGATCTTTCTTCTGCAGAAGCGGCAGACCAGTTAGGTATTAGTATGGACAACCTCCGGCAGCGAAAAGGCCGTGCCCTGAAAGAGCTGAAAAGTGCCTTGTTACGGAAAGGTCTCAGCGAACACATCTTCTCCATGTTATTTTTTTAA
- a CDS encoding AraC family transcriptional regulator yields MEFETKYITPDIKLSEFSGNIFRTEVVFEHHMLVWFISGETKIIQADATYTFNAGDIFLIPRNQLATVINYPKNGKPHKAVAMHLTKERLKDFYARHTSSGKMQTFQKVYRFRKHPLLESCLASLIPYFDLGEDLPPNIADIKIEEAISILRSIDKGVDGLLADFDDPGKIDLTDFMERHYMFNMTMDKFGYLTGRSLATFRRDFKKTFNTTPQKWLTEKRLGLAHYQIAEKHRKPIDVYFEVGFENLSHFSYAFKNQYGYPPNALFDKKRPPE; encoded by the coding sequence ATGGAATTCGAAACAAAATACATTACACCTGATATCAAACTCTCTGAATTCAGCGGCAATATTTTCAGAACGGAAGTAGTGTTTGAGCATCATATGCTGGTGTGGTTTATTTCCGGTGAAACAAAGATCATACAGGCAGATGCCACTTATACTTTCAATGCAGGCGATATCTTTCTTATTCCCCGCAATCAGCTGGCTACGGTGATCAATTACCCCAAGAACGGAAAACCGCATAAAGCGGTGGCCATGCATCTTACCAAAGAAAGGCTAAAAGATTTCTATGCCAGGCATACGAGTTCCGGCAAAATGCAGACCTTTCAAAAGGTCTACCGCTTCCGGAAACATCCCCTGCTGGAAAGCTGCCTGGCCTCACTGATCCCCTACTTTGACCTGGGAGAAGACCTGCCGCCCAATATCGCCGATATTAAAATTGAAGAAGCCATCAGCATCTTAAGGTCTATTGATAAAGGCGTGGATGGTTTGCTGGCAGACTTTGATGATCCGGGCAAAATAGACCTGACAGACTTTATGGAACGTCATTATATGTTCAATATGACGATGGATAAGTTCGGATACCTTACCGGCCGCAGCCTGGCCACCTTCAGGCGGGATTTTAAAAAGACCTTTAATACCACGCCCCAAAAATGGCTGACGGAAAAACGATTGGGGCTGGCGCATTACCAGATAGCGGAGAAACACCGGAAACCAATTGACGTTTATTTTGAGGTGGGTTTTGAGAACCTCTCCCATTTTTCCTATGCATTTAAAAACCAATACGGTTACCCGCCCAACGCCCTGTTCGACAAAAAGAGGCCCCCGGAATAG
- a CDS encoding SDR family NAD(P)-dependent oxidoreductase, producing the protein METKDNYNGALQTPVNSGFNASSTTHDVIKGVNLTGKTIIVTGGYAGIGLETVKAFIAVGAKVIVPARDINKAANNLKGIPNVTVEAMDLMDPASINAFAAKFLAEHGTLHILVNNAGIMWVPLQRDQRGYESQLATNHLGHFQLTAKLWPALKKAKGARVINVSSFGHQMAPFNFDDPNFLNREYETLQGYGQSKTANNLFAVELDHRGKTFGVRAFSLHPGSVNGTDLGRVAPMSLFQQMGTHDANGNIYPEVAATLKTVEQGAATSVWCATSSQLNGIGGVYCENADVAELDEGNIEHNYSDPSSLRGVKPYAVDATLAQKLWTLSEEMTGIQFKL; encoded by the coding sequence ATGGAAACTAAAGACAACTACAACGGAGCATTGCAAACGCCTGTCAACTCTGGGTTTAACGCCAGCTCTACAACACATGATGTGATAAAAGGTGTAAATCTTACCGGTAAAACTATTATTGTTACCGGTGGTTATGCAGGGATAGGACTGGAAACAGTGAAGGCTTTTATAGCTGTGGGCGCAAAAGTGATCGTACCTGCCCGTGATATTAATAAGGCAGCAAATAATCTTAAAGGTATTCCCAATGTAACAGTTGAAGCAATGGACCTAATGGATCCTGCTTCCATTAATGCTTTCGCAGCGAAGTTCCTTGCTGAACATGGCACCCTGCATATACTCGTAAACAATGCAGGCATCATGTGGGTACCACTGCAACGTGATCAGCGCGGGTATGAATCACAGCTTGCCACCAATCACTTAGGGCATTTTCAATTAACCGCTAAACTCTGGCCTGCATTGAAGAAAGCCAAAGGTGCACGTGTGATCAATGTATCTTCCTTCGGTCACCAGATGGCGCCTTTTAACTTTGATGATCCCAACTTCTTAAACAGGGAGTATGAAACATTGCAGGGATATGGCCAGTCTAAAACAGCCAACAATCTCTTTGCAGTGGAACTGGACCACCGTGGCAAAACATTTGGTGTACGGGCCTTCTCTCTGCACCCGGGCTCAGTGAATGGTACTGATCTGGGGCGTGTTGCACCCATGAGCTTATTCCAGCAAATGGGTACCCACGATGCAAACGGGAACATCTACCCGGAAGTAGCTGCCACACTCAAAACTGTTGAACAGGGAGCAGCCACTTCAGTATGGTGCGCTACCAGCAGCCAGTTAAATGGCATCGGCGGGGTGTATTGTGAGAATGCGGATGTAGCAGAACTGGATGAAGGGAATATTGAACATAACTATAGTGATCCTTCTTCTTTGAGAGGTGTTAAGCCTTATGCGGTGGATGCAACGCTCGCTCAAAAGTTATGGACATTAAGCGAAGAAATGACCGGCATTCAATTCAAACTCTAA
- a CDS encoding MutS-related protein, whose translation MNFSIDAQTLEELNLLGKFRHGSVYSMFNQVKTRGGEQLLDNMFRTPLTNAVAIVERSSIFRFFQQADTVFPFDAKEISTMREYLDADSGSNVLITLAGTLVKKWLAALTRNDQYKKIVQGLQATIVTLNKCYAFLDTIHSPTGPYADRISTIRELLSDKRLEKLSHTDIYKALPFKTIASYDHVLKGELREQMEAVLAFIYEVDVNIAVSNVARARGFVYARAWPAEKNILSATGLYHPAIKNAVGNDLSMNGDSNVLFLTGANMAGKSTWMKSLGIAMYLAHIGFPVAATGMDFSVREGLYSSINVADNISLGYSHFYAEVMRVKQAADATASGKRLMLMFDELFKGTNVKDAYDGTLAVTEAFAGYRECLFIISTHIIEVAEALKSHDNIHFVYMPTVMDGVHPRYTYQLQKGVTADRQGMMIIRNEGILELIEG comes from the coding sequence ATGAACTTTAGCATAGATGCACAAACACTGGAAGAACTAAACCTGCTGGGAAAATTCCGGCACGGTTCAGTTTACAGCATGTTCAACCAGGTTAAAACACGCGGTGGTGAACAGCTGCTGGATAACATGTTCCGTACACCACTGACCAATGCCGTTGCTATCGTTGAACGCAGCAGCATTTTCCGGTTCTTCCAGCAGGCAGATACCGTATTCCCTTTCGATGCAAAAGAGATCAGTACCATGCGGGAATACCTGGATGCGGATTCCGGGAGCAATGTGCTCATTACACTCGCAGGAACCCTTGTTAAAAAATGGCTGGCCGCTTTAACCCGGAATGATCAATACAAAAAGATCGTGCAGGGATTACAGGCAACGATCGTTACCCTGAACAAATGTTATGCCTTCCTGGATACGATCCACTCCCCTACAGGCCCTTATGCGGACCGCATAAGCACCATCCGGGAGCTGTTATCCGATAAACGGCTGGAAAAACTCAGTCATACGGATATCTATAAAGCACTGCCGTTTAAAACCATTGCATCCTATGATCATGTTTTAAAAGGGGAACTGCGTGAACAGATGGAAGCGGTCCTTGCGTTCATTTATGAAGTGGATGTGAACATAGCTGTGAGTAATGTGGCACGTGCAAGAGGTTTTGTGTATGCCCGCGCATGGCCGGCGGAAAAGAACATCCTCTCTGCTACGGGCCTGTATCATCCCGCGATAAAAAATGCAGTAGGCAACGATCTGTCTATGAACGGGGACAGCAATGTGCTGTTCCTCACCGGCGCTAACATGGCCGGTAAATCCACCTGGATGAAATCCCTTGGCATAGCCATGTACCTCGCGCACATAGGCTTTCCCGTAGCAGCAACAGGCATGGATTTTTCTGTGCGGGAAGGGCTTTACTCCTCTATCAATGTTGCGGATAATATCAGCCTGGGATACAGTCATTTTTATGCGGAAGTGATGCGGGTAAAGCAGGCTGCAGATGCTACAGCCAGCGGTAAAAGGCTCATGCTGATGTTTGATGAACTGTTCAAGGGAACGAACGTGAAAGATGCCTATGACGGTACGCTGGCTGTAACAGAAGCATTTGCCGGATACAGGGAATGCCTCTTCATTATTTCAACACATATTATCGAAGTAGCGGAAGCATTGAAAAGCCACGATAACATCCATTTTGTGTACATGCCTACCGTGATGGACGGTGTCCATCCCCGTTATACCTACCAGCTGCAGAAAGGTGTTACCGCAGACCGGCAGGGCATGATGATCATCCGCAACGAAGGAATACTGGAATTGATCGAAGGATAA